The proteins below are encoded in one region of Flavobacterium sp. IMCC34852:
- a CDS encoding helix-turn-helix and ligand-binding sensor domain-containing protein, whose product MRNIIAFFFLLYCSFVNAQELLPFVENFTKSNYNGDNQVWSITQGNDNAFYFANNHYLLRYNGVRWEKYSLPNKTIIRSVFADGDKIYSGSYNEFGYWKRINGLLHYTSLSKNKNFFTGKSINEEIWKIFKHDGKIYFQSFNELYVLEKGIIKKISIPFQISYCFVVDNIIYVASVKDGVFVFENNHFRKIDAWQLLENNIIHSIDKTNGKMMFFTQKNGVFIEENKVLKPWAHPLNDLLKKEIIISAKAISNKSLIIGTAFQGVYIVDLSTNSYNNVCRKNALKNNSVLCIGLDKENDLWLGLDNGISHIEVNSPYRIFSDNSGVLGSVYTLAPMNDGLLLGSNHGVFKYHDKSLTLLSNSQGQVWDMLPVENKCLIGHNDGTYVYQNGALTKVNDVNGGWKFLKSNFHNNYFLANYSGIVIYENPNDFKSYKYFSNLTKPIKNIIQNKPNELWAVDNYRSLYRILFDDKFVVKKVENVTRKNKILNDYGIKMVSFNNEALFYINSKWYGYNAISDKLELNTFFNKSFSNISELITINDENFIVLKDKSLYLINRNKNKFIWHLIPEKYYEGKIINQDTKVFKNGDEFLLNLDDGFFAFKPQKSKLLPEVKSIKIEAFVDGNFIKKSSTIDYNKSISLDVISAYYGYNELELFYKLDEANSYIPLQSPNIILSNLSSGSHEFEVFYNDGEKFLPLSEFTFRVAMPWYISFWMILIYLSIISLIFYLYYKWNKIRYIEKLKLKEEELKHQKEILKLEMDAQTKLKSQEYDKHILEVQIQAKASEVAGKSLSIAKQSEMIESIQKLLEKDNDIVSLKNNIKKTIKLNSINKKEWETFENNLYKSHEDFIKRLTSRYPKLSSKDIKLCIYLKMSLSSKEIAPLMNISFRGVELHRYRLRKKLDLQQDINLSSFMNMV is encoded by the coding sequence GTGAGAAATATAATTGCCTTTTTCTTTTTGCTGTACTGTTCTTTTGTCAATGCACAAGAGTTACTGCCTTTTGTAGAAAACTTTACCAAGAGCAATTACAACGGCGATAACCAAGTTTGGAGCATCACTCAAGGCAACGATAACGCATTTTATTTTGCCAATAATCACTATTTACTTCGTTATAACGGTGTTCGTTGGGAAAAATACAGTTTGCCAAACAAAACAATTATCCGTTCTGTTTTTGCCGATGGAGATAAAATTTACTCAGGTTCTTATAACGAATTCGGCTATTGGAAAAGAATCAACGGTTTGTTGCATTATACTTCACTTTCCAAAAACAAGAATTTTTTCACCGGAAAGTCTATCAATGAAGAAATTTGGAAGATTTTCAAACACGATGGTAAAATTTACTTTCAGTCCTTTAATGAACTTTACGTTTTAGAAAAAGGGATAATAAAAAAAATCAGTATTCCTTTTCAAATCTCCTATTGTTTTGTAGTTGACAATATAATTTATGTCGCTTCGGTTAAAGATGGGGTTTTTGTTTTTGAAAATAATCATTTCAGAAAAATTGACGCTTGGCAATTGCTCGAAAATAATATCATTCATTCCATTGATAAGACTAATGGAAAAATGATGTTTTTTACTCAAAAGAATGGCGTTTTTATTGAAGAAAATAAGGTTTTAAAACCTTGGGCACATCCTTTAAATGATTTGCTTAAAAAGGAAATTATTATTTCGGCCAAAGCCATTTCAAATAAAAGTTTAATCATCGGAACAGCATTTCAGGGAGTTTACATTGTTGATTTATCTACTAACAGTTACAACAATGTTTGCCGAAAAAACGCCCTGAAAAACAACTCTGTTCTATGTATTGGTCTTGATAAAGAAAATGATTTGTGGCTTGGATTAGACAATGGTATTTCCCATATTGAAGTCAATTCACCATACCGAATTTTTTCTGATAATTCAGGGGTTTTAGGCTCTGTTTATACCTTAGCGCCTATGAACGACGGTTTATTATTGGGATCGAATCACGGGGTTTTTAAATACCATGATAAATCGTTGACTTTGTTGTCCAATTCTCAAGGACAAGTTTGGGACATGTTGCCCGTTGAAAACAAATGTTTAATTGGTCACAACGACGGAACTTATGTTTACCAAAACGGTGCTTTGACTAAAGTTAATGATGTAAATGGCGGTTGGAAATTCCTCAAAAGTAATTTTCACAACAACTATTTTTTGGCCAATTATTCGGGGATTGTTATTTATGAAAACCCTAATGATTTCAAAAGTTATAAGTATTTTTCAAACCTGACAAAGCCCATAAAAAATATCATTCAAAATAAACCTAATGAACTATGGGCAGTTGACAATTACAGAAGCTTGTATCGAATCCTTTTTGACGATAAGTTTGTGGTTAAGAAAGTTGAAAACGTTACCCGAAAAAACAAAATTCTCAATGATTACGGTATAAAGATGGTCAGCTTTAATAATGAAGCTTTATTTTATATCAACTCAAAATGGTACGGATACAATGCTATTTCAGACAAGCTTGAATTGAATACTTTTTTTAATAAGTCATTTTCTAATATTTCGGAATTAATCACCATCAACGATGAAAATTTTATTGTTTTAAAAGATAAGTCGCTCTACTTAATCAACCGAAACAAAAACAAATTTATTTGGCATCTTATTCCGGAGAAATATTATGAAGGCAAGATCATCAATCAAGACACTAAGGTTTTTAAGAACGGTGATGAATTTTTACTGAATTTAGACGACGGTTTTTTTGCTTTTAAACCTCAAAAATCAAAGTTATTGCCTGAGGTAAAAAGTATCAAAATAGAAGCTTTTGTCGATGGTAATTTTATCAAAAAATCAAGTACTATAGACTATAATAAATCGATTAGTTTAGATGTGATTTCTGCCTACTATGGTTATAACGAATTGGAATTGTTTTACAAACTTGATGAAGCAAACTCTTATATTCCGTTGCAAAGTCCCAATATTATCCTAAGCAATTTGTCAAGCGGCAGTCATGAGTTTGAGGTTTTTTACAATGACGGAGAAAAGTTTTTGCCATTATCTGAGTTTACTTTTAGAGTCGCCATGCCTTGGTATATTTCGTTTTGGATGATACTGATTTATTTGTCGATTATTTCATTGATATTTTACCTGTATTACAAATGGAATAAAATTAGATACATCGAAAAATTAAAGCTCAAGGAGGAAGAACTCAAGCACCAAAAAGAAATCCTGAAGTTAGAAATGGACGCACAAACCAAATTAAAATCTCAGGAATATGACAAACATATCTTGGAAGTACAGATACAGGCAAAGGCTTCTGAAGTTGCCGGAAAGTCGCTATCCATTGCCAAGCAATCGGAAATGATTGAAAGTATACAAAAACTGCTTGAAAAAGACAATGATATTGTTTCGCTTAAAAACAATATTAAGAAAACTATTAAACTTAATTCTATTAATAAAAAGGAATGGGAAACTTTTGAGAACAATCTTTACAAAAGCCATGAAGATTTTATAAAAAGGCTTACCTCAAGGTATCCTAAACTATCTTCTAAAGATATAAAGTTATGTATTTATCTGAAAATGAGTTTGTCATCTAAGGAGATCGCGCCTTTAATGAATATTTCCTTCAGAGGTGTAGAACTTCACCGTTACCGATTAAGGAAAAAGCTTGACTTACAGCAGGATATCAATCTTTCCTCTTTTATGAATATGGTATAA
- a CDS encoding NAD(P)-dependent oxidoreductase, whose amino-acid sequence MKFGIIKERKNPPDRRVVFTPEELVRLKREHPEAIVKVESSEIRIFNDEDYKKLGIEVADDISDCDVFFGVKEIPVDYLIPNKKYFFFSHTIKKQVHNRKLLQAILAKNIELYDHETIVDSSNRRLIGFGRYAGIVGAYNGLRAFGIKYELFNLPKAETLNSKEDLIVRLKRQTLPNIKIVLTGHGKVGMGAKEILDGIKIKQVSVEDFLNKVYSQPVYTQIDVLDYNKRLDGQVLDNNDFYKNPQEYTSDFERFTKVADVFMAGHFHGNNAPDILTQDMLKAADCKIKVVADISCDVDGPIACTLKASTIAEPFFGYLPFENKEVPYTHPGSVMVMSVDNLPCELPKDASEGFGEMFMQHVIPAFFNGDKDGILQRAKITENGKLTPRFSYLQDYVDGN is encoded by the coding sequence ATGAAATTCGGAATTATTAAAGAAAGAAAAAATCCGCCCGACAGAAGAGTTGTTTTTACCCCGGAAGAACTGGTAAGACTAAAAAGAGAGCATCCTGAAGCCATTGTTAAAGTGGAAAGTTCAGAGATTAGGATTTTTAATGATGAAGACTATAAAAAACTCGGAATTGAAGTAGCGGATGACATTTCAGATTGTGATGTTTTCTTTGGAGTAAAGGAAATTCCTGTAGATTATTTGATTCCGAATAAAAAATACTTTTTCTTTTCGCATACGATTAAAAAGCAAGTGCACAATCGCAAATTGTTACAAGCAATTTTGGCCAAGAACATCGAATTATATGACCACGAAACGATTGTAGATTCAAGCAACAGAAGACTAATCGGTTTTGGCCGTTATGCCGGTATTGTTGGTGCTTACAACGGCTTGAGAGCCTTTGGAATCAAATATGAATTGTTTAATTTGCCAAAGGCAGAAACGTTAAACAGTAAAGAAGATTTAATTGTTCGTTTAAAAAGACAAACGTTACCCAATATCAAGATTGTTTTAACCGGCCACGGAAAAGTAGGCATGGGTGCCAAAGAAATTCTCGATGGCATCAAAATCAAACAGGTTTCTGTTGAGGACTTTTTGAACAAAGTTTATTCACAACCGGTGTACACACAGATTGATGTTTTAGATTACAATAAGCGTTTAGACGGACAGGTTTTAGACAACAATGATTTCTATAAAAACCCTCAAGAATATACTTCCGATTTTGAGCGTTTTACTAAGGTTGCCGATGTTTTTATGGCCGGACATTTTCACGGCAACAATGCCCCTGATATATTGACACAAGACATGCTAAAAGCCGCTGATTGCAAAATAAAAGTGGTGGCCGATATTTCTTGCGATGTTGACGGACCGATTGCTTGTACTCTCAAAGCTTCGACTATTGCGGAACCCTTCTTTGGTTATTTGCCATTCGAAAACAAAGAAGTTCCTTATACGCATCCGGGATCTGTTATGGTAATGTCTGTGGATAATTTGCCTTGTGAATTGCCTAAAGATGCCAGCGAAGGTTTTGGTGAAATGTTTATGCAACACGTGATTCCGGCTTTCTTTAATGGTGATAAAGATGGCATACTCCAACGTGCTAAGATTACCGAAAACGGTAAATTGACACCCAGGTTTTCCTATTTGCAAGACTACGTTGACGGAAATTAA
- a CDS encoding serine hydrolase domain-containing protein gives MKIKKSHYILLFYSLFLITTSCSKQEKTEEGIIKINEKGLPVMQPLQEPLPKLSTAFINDKKYGSARFFEKIWSEKNDNVSFLVAKNGQIIYENYMGYANKKTEEKITKDTPLHIASVSKVLTATAVLMLIDAKKLKLDQKAATLIEGFPYPDVTVQTLLNHRSGMKNYAYFTYENNNWDRKKILTNEDIVKVMVEKEIPLETKTDTHFSYCNTNYAMLALIIEKVTGLKYPEAMKEMIFAPLGMTNTYVCEFEKDRENIVPSYKGNNVEIGTDYLDGIYGDKNIYSTPRDILKFDTARYAPFFLNPDLLKKVYKGYSYESKGLKNYGLGIRMVEYEEGEPFFFHNGWWHGNTSSFINLRKEKVTIITLSNKYTKKTYQSKKLASLFGDYPFKLNDSDE, from the coding sequence ATGAAAATTAAAAAATCCCACTATATACTACTATTTTACTCCTTGTTTTTGATAACAACTTCATGTTCAAAACAAGAGAAAACAGAGGAAGGCATCATTAAAATTAACGAGAAAGGATTACCCGTGATGCAACCGTTACAGGAACCATTACCCAAACTTTCTACTGCATTCATCAATGATAAGAAATACGGTTCAGCCCGTTTTTTTGAAAAAATTTGGTCTGAAAAGAATGATAACGTAAGTTTCTTAGTCGCCAAAAACGGTCAAATCATCTACGAAAATTACATGGGGTATGCCAACAAAAAAACCGAGGAAAAAATCACCAAAGATACACCTTTGCATATTGCCTCTGTAAGCAAAGTCCTTACGGCTACGGCTGTATTGATGTTAATAGATGCCAAAAAACTGAAGTTAGACCAAAAAGCAGCGACTTTAATTGAGGGATTTCCCTATCCGGACGTAACCGTACAAACGCTTTTAAACCATAGAAGCGGCATGAAAAACTATGCCTATTTTACATATGAAAACAACAATTGGGACCGAAAAAAAATATTAACTAATGAAGATATCGTCAAAGTTATGGTGGAAAAAGAGATTCCTTTGGAAACCAAAACCGATACTCATTTTAGTTATTGTAATACCAATTATGCCATGTTGGCTCTCATTATTGAAAAAGTCACCGGTCTAAAATACCCGGAAGCCATGAAAGAAATGATTTTTGCACCTTTAGGCATGACCAATACCTATGTTTGTGAATTTGAAAAAGACCGTGAAAATATAGTACCGTCCTATAAGGGCAATAACGTTGAAATCGGAACCGATTATTTAGACGGTATTTATGGCGATAAAAATATTTATTCAACCCCAAGAGACATTTTAAAATTTGACACCGCTCGCTATGCTCCTTTCTTTTTGAATCCTGATTTACTTAAAAAAGTTTACAAAGGCTATAGTTACGAAAGCAAAGGACTCAAAAATTACGGTCTCGGAATACGAATGGTAGAATATGAAGAAGGCGAACCTTTCTTTTTTCACAACGGATGGTGGCATGGGAACACTTCTTCTTTTATCAATTTGAGAAAAGAAAAAGTAACCATAATCACCCTTTCCAACAAATACACCAAGAAAACTTACCAATCCAAAAAACTAGCCTCTCTGTTTGGGGATTATCCATTCAAGTTGAATGATAGTGACGAATAA